Genomic DNA from Niabella ginsenosidivorans:
GCCCAATGATGGTCATGTGCGCAAGGACTTCCCCGGTGGCTGGGAAGGCGATAAAGAAAATAAATTCCTGGCTGCAGGCCGCACAGAAAAGGAAAATGCTGTATTCAATTATATAAGAACCCTGGCTAATTTCAGGAAAAGATCGTCTGCCCTTACAAAAGGAAGGCTGATGCAGTTTGCGCCTTATGACGGGGTATATGTCTATTTCCGGTATGATGATCAGCAAACCATTATGTGCGCCATGAATACGAATAAAAAGCCGTTTACCATTGCGCTAGACCGGTTCCGGGAACGATTGCAAAAATTTTCTTCAGGTACAGACGTTGTCAGTGGGAGCGGCATTCCGTTAAAAGATTCATTAACCTTGAACCCCATGTCCAACCAGATATTGGAGTTAAAATGAATCATGGATCTGCGCTGCATACGGAATGAGTCCCGGTTGTCTTCAGGCAACTGAAATCTGAATTCTCATATCCTTAAAGAAATGTTCTCCATATTAACGGGCTTAAAAACTTTTCCCCGTTCTTACCCCAGGACTTACTGAGATCCCGCAAGGATTTATAAATTTCTTCTGTGGTCTTCTTTTTGCCTTTTACCGGTGGCTGTATGTCTTTTGGCGCATCCAGCTTTACATAGGTAGCTACCCAGCTGGTGAACAGCCTGGGCACGGTTACTCCAAGGATCATACCCGGTAACCCGTTCAACCCCATCGGCCCGCCGGGAACGGGTATTTCCTCCGTATAATAGGCAAATACATAAACGCTGTCGAACAGGATGGTGCTGGCCCTGCGGCAGTTAAAACCGGCAATAATGCGCTGGTCCGATGGATACAGCTTCCATTTTATTTTTTTCAGATCACCGGATACCAGATAGTTGTCGTCAATCGTAACCACATCGGTATACTTTTTTGCAGCATAATCATTAAACCACACCTTGTCGTCCTCTCTTCCTCCAAAAAACATAAAGCCGCGCCGGGTGTCCGTAGTGCGGGAATATTTGTAAACAGATTGTGTTTTATTAAAGTTGAGTAAGTAATAGCTTGTGGAAAACTGAGGTATCTGGTCTTTTACGCCCTGCAGCCATTCATACCCTTCAATGATCTTGTGCTGGTTGGTACGTGCTTCATATTCAATAACACCGGTTGTAATAAATTGCTGGGCATTCAGCTTGATAAAGAAAAGCACCGGTACAATAAAAATCAGTTTTTTCATTTTTGATCCTGTTAATTGAATTATTTAGTGGCAGCGGGTCCGCCTCCCGTTTTATTAATGTTCCAGATAAAGGACAGCATCCAGAACCTTCTTAAAGTGGTCCTGTATGTTTCGGAGAAAACAAAGCTATTGCTGGTAAAGCTGTATCCTTTGTTCTGATCCAGTATGTCATAAACGGAAAATTTTGCCTCATACTTGTTTTTGTTAAACTTCTTGCTCAGATATGCGTTCCATTTTGTATAGCTGGCGTTGCCGGCAAACTGCTGATATTTTTGCTGGTAATTGCCAAATGCATCGGTTGACAGCTCAAAGTTTTTCGGCAGCTGCAGGTTGGCAGAGGCATACAGGGTAGCGGACCAGTATTTGAAATTGGCGCTGCTGTTAATGGTGGCATCTGCCTTGTTATAAAAAACCGAAGGACGTACGTAGATATCAAATTTATCCGGTTTGCTTTTATTAAATCCCAGCCCCAGACCATAACGGCTGGTGGTGGTAATATTTTTAGCAACATCTGAAAAACTAACGCCTGCAAAATCCACATTCCTGCTCCAGCCATATTGCGGGCTGAAGTCCAGCCGTATATCGGGTTTTTTGATCTTGAACCCATAGCCCATATACGCATTAAAGGTGGCATTGCCATTGGTATTTACCGTTTGATAATAGCGGATAGAATCCTGCAGCCAGCTTCTTTGAACAAAGGCATTGGAGGTAGTGTTAAATAGGATGTTTGCATAAATATTGCGTTGCTTCAGCATCTGAAAGGAATTGTAGAACAACTGGAACCTGTTGTTGAAAGAAGGTTTGAGATCCGGATTGCCTATATACAGGTTCAAGGGATCACTGTAATCAAGAATGGGCTGTAGTTGCGACAGGGAGGGCGCACTGGTTGAACCATAATAGTAGAAGTTGATCGATTCACTTGGTTTGAACTTATACCGGAAATTTGCCTGCGGAAAATAATTGGTAAAATTATACCGTACAGCAGTGCTCATTGTTTCATTGATCTGCTCATAGTTGGTAAAGCCCACGCGTGTACCAAAAGAAAAGTCATACTTTTTGGAATTGCGCCTGAAATTGATACCGGGCGTGTTGCTGATGTTGTTGAATTGATAATCATTGCTCAGTGAATCAATGATGCTGTTATAAGCACCTGTGACCCCTTTACCGTAAACCGTGCGGTTATTGCGGTTGCGGTTGATGCCAAATGCATAATTCAGTTCCATATAGAAATCCTTGGCCAGGGGCTCTGTATAGGAGATCTTTGCAGAAAAATTGGTTGTTTGATTGTCTGATAAGGTGTTCTGATCAATGGTTTTATTGCTGGCTGCCTCATTGTTCCTGTAATAGTCTACACTTGAGAAATTAATGCTGTTATTATCTGTGCCAAAATAGTTAAAACCGGCATTAACGGATAGGGTACGGTATTGTTTTTTGAACTTGTGCATCCAGAGCAGATTGCTGTTAACGCTGTTGCTTACTATATTGCTGCTGCCATGCCGGTTTTGCTTATTAAGGGTTGTATCATTATTTGTGGTCAGTGTTTCATAATCATTTACAAAGCTGGAGTTGGTCTCATTCCGGTTGCCAGTGGCAGTAAGCTTCAGCGTGTTCATGGAGTCCAGCTTTACCTCGTAGGTTGCATTTAAACTTTGTTTAATGTTGGTATTGTAAGAGGTGGTGGTACTATTGGTATTGTAGGAGGTATCCGGGTAAAAATATCTTGAGTTCTGCCGCTGAAAAGCCGGTGCATTAATTTTTGTAATCTTATAGCCGCCGTTAACACTGTGCATATCCTTGTTGAACTTATTGCTGTAATGCAGGCCGGCATTCCAGTTGGTTGGGATACCGGTGGCAGAGTTCCAGTCCATGTTGGTGGAATAGAAATAATCACCATTATCACTGGCCTGTATGTTTGCACCTCCGTATTTCTGGGCATCATCCCAGTTAAGGTTCAGTGTTCCGGTATTGCTCATAATTCCATAGGCGGCTAATTTCCTTTTACCTTTAAAGGCGTTCAGCATAATGGCATTGTTAAATTTATCCTGGTCGCCTTCGGCATTTCCCTTTAGCCCGCCGCCGGCCTCAATTTTGCCAAAATACCCTTTCTTTTTATCTTCTTTCAGTTTCAGGTTAATGGTCTTGTCCCGTACCCCGTCATCGATCCCGGTAAAAGTAGCCTGGTCGCTTTTCTTATCATAGACCTCAACGTTTTTTACAATATCTGCCCGCAGGTTCTTTGTGGCAATGCCAGGATCACTTCCAAAAAATTCTTCTCCGTCTACCAGTACATTTTTTACGGTTTCTCCCATCGCTGTTATTTTGCCGTTCCTGTCAACGGTGATGCCCGGTAATTTTCTCAGCAGTTCTTCAACGTTTGCTCCCTCTTTTACTTTAAAGCTGTCTGCTGCAAAAATGGTTGTATCTCCTTTTACCCGTATGGCTGCATCCGTTTTAACGATCACCTCCTTCATCATCTGTATTTTGGAAAAAAGGTTAAGTGTTCCTATATCCGATGGCTGGGAACCGCTCACAGTGGCTGTTTCGAAAATGTCAGCAAAATAGGGGTGTGAGATCATTACCAGATAACTGCCGGTATCAAGGTCCGGTATGGTAAATGTTCCGTCTTTTCCTGTACGGGTAAAGCTGATCAGCGTAGAATCTTTTGGGCTTAACACAGCCACCAGGGCGTTAGTAAGGTCCTTGTGTTCTGCAGTATCAGTCAGCTGCCCTTTTACAGACCCGTTTACCTGCGCCCGGCTGATGCCGGCAAGGCTGATAAACAGGAGCAATGCGACGTATGTTTTTAATCTCATGGTATGTTTTGATAGTCTGTTCTTTATATTAATCGTATTAAATGCGGGAATGTTACATTACTTTAATATCGTAAATATACGTAATTGTAGTAATAAAACTATTTTATTAGTTATTTTTACATAAACATCCTCCAGATCAGCGGATTCACGTATTTGGACCCGTCTTTTCCCCAGGATTTACTCAGTTCCAGGAGGGAAGTGGTCAGGGCTTCTTTTGTTTTCTTTTTTCCTGAAGTGGGAGGGGCTATCTTCTCTTTCGGCGGAATATTCAGTTCTACACGGGTTGCAATCCAGCTTTGATACAGCCGTGGAATGGTAACGCCCAGGATCATTCCCGGTAAGCCATGTAAACCCATCGGCCCGCCGGGAGTCAGTATCTCATCGGTATAGTAAACAAATACATAAACGCTGTCAAACAGAATGGCTGAGGCTTTCCTGCAACTGAACCCTGCAATGGTCCGCATATCCGTAGGGTATATTTTCCACCGGATATCCTGTAATTGCCCGCTGATGAGGTAAATATTATCTACCGAAACGGAATTGGTGAACTGGTTGGCCTGGTAATTATTATACCATACGTAATCCTCCATCTTCCCAAACATGCTGAGGTTGGCCTTTGTATCTGCTGCCCTGGAGAACTTACAGATGGATTGATCATTGCTGAAGATATAATTATAATAGTTTACGGAAAACTCGGGGATCTTATCTTTAATAAGATCCTTCCATTCGCCATCCGGCATGCTTTTGATGTTGTTGGTTTTTACTTCATACTCAATAAGCCCGGAATGGAGGTATTGCTGCGCAAACCCGGAACTACCGGCGAGGAATAAGAGCACACAGCATATGATTTTATAATGGTTTGTCATAACGGTTTAATTTGATGAAGGAGCTTTGGTATTGTTATTGGTGAAATTCCAGAGGAAGGACAATAGCGCATACCGCCGCAGGAGCAGGCTGCTTTGTTCATAGAGCATGGAACCGCTGATATTACGGGTATACCGCTGATTCTGATTGAGGATATCGTTTACAGAAGCCTTTACCTCAAATTTGTTTTTTGCTATTTTTTTGCTGAGGGTTGCATTCCACACGGTATAATTGTAGCTTCCTTTAAAACGGGCATCTTTTTTCTGGAGGTTAACGTCCACATCAGACCGGATCTCAAAACGCAGCGGCAACTGGAACCATACATACCCGGTGATACCATAATTAAAATAGCTGACATTGGATGCCGTATTGATGCTGGCGTGCGAATTGGTATAAACGATCTTTGGCCCTATACCCAGGTCGTACACGGAATCTTTATTCTTTGACAGATAGGTGTTGAATGAAATATTGGTATACTCCGAGGTATTCTGGTTTACAATGCCATTCCTTTCGATCAGATCCACGCCTTTGTTATA
This window encodes:
- a CDS encoding outer membrane beta-barrel family protein codes for the protein MRLKTYVALLLFISLAGISRAQVNGSVKGQLTDTAEHKDLTNALVAVLSPKDSTLISFTRTGKDGTFTIPDLDTGSYLVMISHPYFADIFETATVSGSQPSDIGTLNLFSKIQMMKEVIVKTDAAIRVKGDTTIFAADSFKVKEGANVEELLRKLPGITVDRNGKITAMGETVKNVLVDGEEFFGSDPGIATKNLRADIVKNVEVYDKKSDQATFTGIDDGVRDKTINLKLKEDKKKGYFGKIEAGGGLKGNAEGDQDKFNNAIMLNAFKGKRKLAAYGIMSNTGTLNLNWDDAQKYGGANIQASDNGDYFYSTNMDWNSATGIPTNWNAGLHYSNKFNKDMHSVNGGYKITKINAPAFQRQNSRYFYPDTSYNTNSTTTSYNTNIKQSLNATYEVKLDSMNTLKLTATGNRNETNSSFVNDYETLTTNNDTTLNKQNRHGSSNIVSNSVNSNLLWMHKFKKQYRTLSVNAGFNYFGTDNNSINFSSVDYYRNNEAASNKTIDQNTLSDNQTTNFSAKISYTEPLAKDFYMELNYAFGINRNRNNRTVYGKGVTGAYNSIIDSLSNDYQFNNISNTPGINFRRNSKKYDFSFGTRVGFTNYEQINETMSTAVRYNFTNYFPQANFRYKFKPSESINFYYYGSTSAPSLSQLQPILDYSDPLNLYIGNPDLKPSFNNRFQLFYNSFQMLKQRNIYANILFNTTSNAFVQRSWLQDSIRYYQTVNTNGNATFNAYMGYGFKIKKPDIRLDFSPQYGWSRNVDFAGVSFSDVAKNITTTSRYGLGLGFNKSKPDKFDIYVRPSVFYNKADATINSSANFKYWSATLYASANLQLPKNFELSTDAFGNYQQKYQQFAGNASYTKWNAYLSKKFNKNKYEAKFSVYDILDQNKGYSFTSNSFVFSETYRTTLRRFWMLSFIWNINKTGGGPAATK
- a CDS encoding GLPGLI family protein, which gives rise to MKKLIFIVPVLFFIKLNAQQFITTGVIEYEARTNQHKIIEGYEWLQGVKDQIPQFSTSYYLLNFNKTQSVYKYSRTTDTRRGFMFFGGREDDKVWFNDYAAKKYTDVVTIDDNYLVSGDLKKIKWKLYPSDQRIIAGFNCRRASTILFDSVYVFAYYTEEIPVPGGPMGLNGLPGMILGVTVPRLFTSWVATYVKLDAPKDIQPPVKGKKKTTEEIYKSLRDLSKSWGKNGEKFLSPLIWRTFL
- a CDS encoding GLPGLI family protein, with amino-acid sequence MLLFLAGSSGFAQQYLHSGLIEYEVKTNNIKSMPDGEWKDLIKDKIPEFSVNYYNYIFSNDQSICKFSRAADTKANLSMFGKMEDYVWYNNYQANQFTNSVSVDNIYLISGQLQDIRWKIYPTDMRTIAGFSCRKASAILFDSVYVFVYYTDEILTPGGPMGLHGLPGMILGVTIPRLYQSWIATRVELNIPPKEKIAPPTSGKKKTKEALTTSLLELSKSWGKDGSKYVNPLIWRMFM